A window of the Gemmatirosa kalamazoonensis genome harbors these coding sequences:
- the rfbA gene encoding glucose-1-phosphate thymidylyltransferase RfbA: MKGILLAGGSGTRLYPLTRVVSKQLLPVYDKPMIYYPLSALMLAGIREVLVISTPHDLPRFQDLLGNGEQWGMCFRYAEQPTPAGIAQALVIGRDFLGGEGAALVLGDNIFYGGGLIALLRRAAAQRDGATIFGYRVADPQRYGVAELDAAGRVLSIEEKPATPRSPYAVTGMYFYDADAPAIAAGLRPSARGELEITDVNAAYLERGTLRMEVLGRGYAWFDTGTHRSLQEASAFIEAIQSRQGLMIASPEEIAFRAGYVDGAQLLRLADACGKSSYGQYLRGVVEQPGLDALA; encoded by the coding sequence GTGAAAGGAATCCTCCTCGCCGGCGGCTCGGGGACGCGCCTGTACCCGCTCACGCGCGTCGTCAGCAAGCAGCTGCTGCCGGTGTACGACAAGCCGATGATCTACTACCCGCTGTCGGCGCTCATGCTGGCGGGGATCCGCGAGGTGCTCGTGATCTCGACGCCGCACGACCTGCCGCGGTTCCAGGATCTGTTAGGCAACGGCGAGCAGTGGGGGATGTGCTTCCGCTACGCGGAGCAGCCGACGCCGGCGGGCATCGCGCAGGCGCTCGTCATCGGCCGCGACTTCCTCGGCGGGGAGGGCGCGGCACTCGTGCTGGGCGACAACATCTTCTACGGCGGTGGCCTCATCGCCCTGCTCCGGCGCGCCGCCGCGCAGCGCGACGGCGCGACGATCTTCGGCTATCGCGTGGCGGACCCGCAGCGCTACGGCGTCGCGGAGCTCGACGCCGCCGGCCGCGTGCTGTCGATCGAGGAGAAGCCGGCGACGCCGCGGTCGCCGTACGCGGTGACGGGGATGTACTTCTACGATGCCGACGCGCCGGCGATCGCGGCGGGCCTGCGGCCGTCGGCGCGCGGGGAGCTCGAGATCACGGACGTGAACGCGGCGTACCTCGAACGCGGCACGCTGCGCATGGAGGTCCTAGGCCGCGGCTACGCGTGGTTCGACACGGGGACGCACCGGTCGCTGCAGGAGGCCTCCGCGTTCATCGAGGCGATCCAGTCGCGGCAGGGGCTGATGATCGCATCGCCGGAGGAGATCGCGTTCCGCGCGGGATACGTCGATGGGGCGCAGCTGCTGCGGCTCGCCGACGCGTGCGGGAAGTCGAGCTACGGGCAGTACCTGCGCGGGGTCGTGGAGCAGCCGGGGCTGGACGCGCTGGCCTAA